Proteins encoded by one window of Cloeon dipterum chromosome 4, ieCloDipt1.1, whole genome shotgun sequence:
- the LOC135941938 gene encoding titin-like isoform X2: protein MGLQGGNPAGADAAPPQENAPTRRGRRGAAGVASPPRPLSTYRWEDVRRAKARGGYPWTYLAKWRDIRMDHEYEPVSPRRPPQVLVSGPYDRYEPELGMAPGREGSNDSNDRILKEKKFLHHDSFDDEMTYFRRAPLNQQNSEEDRIMAIDEHDHGIEREDAAPSPAGTASSRTDIELNTSQVDSSALEDLPLSREARRKQRLENEAEERGPGAAARSLQSIRNQAGRLRAKMRAMKRPKINLPDRPKFNMPERPKFKMPERPKFKMPERPKFNLPDRPKFNLPERPKFNFPDRPKFKMPERPNFNFPSISLPRPRRVLREKNGEEQSVHTDTPMVDTPSKRNYFDFKTYPRLFDRKNKRRELNISAPMQVRAPRLPPVEFHYDDEEEDMDPIKPELPPRRRGSQDSSKNRWASKFSELEYMDEENYKELRKNGSVQPFDDEDEDEEIRQLQKELRKQHSNDSEQECSESLSGFRDRDFGYTLSLVNRQATPLNNQQRQQNVIVPLDDEEEISLPGSDQEVNHSSGSSSDRRRQGVLEEISSDEFFLREKGVSQDDVDVERYLSREIKETFRPTVDTEALLMENSTVNEADLARTYRGTPERISPSHKARPPRKTRSIKNSSNLSTPPASEVVTKDKEEDEQEQEVEKKENKEDTSWYFNTFPPNKPTRERRRQLRHERHKASTMTRKAGPKAPQRKTKTRSEFTIGNTSDWSVAPDQEWLNNLESHIVPKEVEAQSNEPDYIIPEVETPSAPKRGRKQSKRPDEDARSYISYVSKASDMTEEPGYAYVVKPGVISYEQTQATPPPRRARQFPTAQRRKKSRPLSGNGASHFFTMPHRKPMPVRPSRNYATLGPSRPPRRQRRASLEDVRSESLQSGAVIQKMKERPLPPPPRPPRKERGQDGDLDAMEAEFAAMSENAPLADDEDLDIIRSPEPQTAKKDVSPTQSEEHVISAHLTLENSEIVVIQEDVKSEKDDQKVPVEAPREVAPETQDEVPSVPAEADTEIPSSTQIEQEDQERFIEPEEGIELPDEIERLQESFPDVALPIEEPTPELKVQEAFQESPAQIPQEHPAEIVVEPPVQVVVVEASEKYPEVSVEAVPQLPIEAVEVPSRAAEPSIVSYEQEPQVESVVSLVEPVIPQVEEVIPQVESVIEEPVLVEDVVPSNQEISTQFDEPCVEEVTVSTQTDPLPEDVLIGEIVPAETEDVACGPSEVQEVQHHQQQQQPIVEAPVLAAPVSSSSSQNELAPAVAALLEALRAGQLRLDLLDVGRLSVSELQAGRMLVSDIEGMNLNVADLHSNSGALVLSSVQAPMDALAEALLAAAQRMIPPPPPPPQIIHVPSPPPPHSDMQCQTQTPKSTPPRQPSQAIEDVVEAAEAQQLEVQEVSISRYSPLPVFTTEQVLALQAAALSSVTRERSRDRSMPPPPPTTDFGAPPPPFQQQQQQDVDPGILELGNRLARACCCATLSALRRVVTYTEQQANSLADETRERSGLQMALCVVLVLVAGIILVASMGGNGDAVHHHHWDFYMPK, encoded by the exons GGACCACGAATACGAGCCCGTGTCCCCGCGCCGACCTCCACAGGTCCTGGTTTCTGGACCTTACGATCGATACGAGCCTGAATTAGGAATGGCACCAGGGCGGGAAGGCTCCAACGACAGTAACGACAGAATTCTCAAG GAGAAAAAATTCCTGCACCACGACTCATTTGACGATGAAATGACGTACTTCCGACGAGCTCCGCTGAACCAGCAGAACAGCGAGGAAGACCGCATTATGGCCATAGATGAACATGATCACGGAATTGAGCGCGAGGATGCGGCCCCATCACCTGCGGGTACTGCAAGTTCAAGAACAGACATTGAGCTCAATACAAGCCAG GTTGATTCCTCAGCCCTGGAGGATTTACCGCTGTCCCGAGAGGCACGCAGGAAACAGCGCCTGGAGAACGAAGCGGAGGAGAGGGGCCCCGGTGCCGCCGCGCGCAGCCTGCAGAGCATCAGAAACCAGGCCGGCCGCCTTCGCGCCAAGATGCGGGCGATGAAGCGGCCCAAGATCAACCTGCCCGACCGACCCAAATTCAACATGCCGGAGAGGCCGAAATTCAAAATGCCCGAGCGGCCCAAGTTCAAAATGCCGGAAAGGCCTAAATTCAATCTTCCGGATAGGCCGAAATTTAACCTTCCCGAGAGGCCCAAATTCAACTTCCCAGACAGGCCGAAATTCAAGATGCCTGAAAGGCCAAATTTTAACTTCCCGAGCATCAGCCTGCCGCGTCCGCGCCGCGTGCTGCGCGAGAAGAATGGCGAGGAGCAGTCGGTGCACACGGACACGCCAATGGTAGATACGCCGAGCAAACGCAACTATTTCGACTTCAAGACCTACCCGCGGCTGTTCGACCGCAAGAACAAGCGCCGCGAGTTGAACATCAGCGCGCCGATGCAGGTGCGGGCGCCACGTCTTCCTCCGGTTGAATTTCACTACGACGATGAAGAGGAGGACATGGATCCGATCAAACCGGAGCTGCCGCCGCGTCGCAGGGGCTCGCAGGACAGCAGCAAGAACCGCTGGGCCAGCAAGTTCTCCGAACTCGAGTACATGGACGAGGAGAACTATAAGGAGCTGCGCAAAAACGGCTCTGTGCAGCCCTTTGACGACGAGGACGAGGATGAAGAAATCCGGCAGCTGCAGAAGGAGCTGCGCAAACAGCACTCGAACGATTCGGAGCAGGAGTGCTCGGAGTCGCTGTCCGGCTTCCGGGACAGGGACTTCGGTTACACGTTGTCGCTGGTGAACCGGCAGGCCACACCGCTGAACaaccagcagcggcagcagaacGTCATCGTCCCTCTGGACGACGAGGAGGAGATCAGTCTGCCTGGATCGGACCAGGAGGTGAACCACTCGTCGGGCAGCAGTTCGGACAGACGGCGGCAGGGCGTCCTCGAGGAGATCAGCTCGGATGAATTCTTTCTACGCGAGAAGGGGGTTAGTCAGGACGACGTCGACGTTGAGAGGTACCTCTCGAGGGAGATCAAGGAGACCTTCCGCCCGACAGTGGACACGGAGGCGCTGCTCATGGAAAACTCGACCGTCAACGAGGCCGACCTGGCAAGGACCTACCGCGGCACCCCTGAACGCATCAGTCCGAGCCACAAGGCACGTCCACCGCGCAAGACAAGGTCCATCAAGAACTCGTCCAACCTGAGCACCCCGCCGGCCTCCGAGGTCGTCACCAAGGATAAGGAGGAGGACGAGCAGGAGCAGGAGGTGGAGAAGAAAGAGAATAAGGAGGATACGTCGTGGTACTTTAACACGTTCCCTCCCAACAAGCCAACCAGGGAAAGAAGGCGGCAGCTCCGCCACGAGCGGCACAAGGCGAGCACGATGACTCGCAAGGCTGGGCCCAAGGCTCCACAGCGCAAGACCAAGACCAGGTCTGAGTTCACCATCGGCAACACCAGCGACTGGAGCGTCGCGCCTGATCAGGAATGGCTCAATAATCTTGAATCGCACATCGTACCAAAAGAG GTGGAAGCGCAGTCAAATGAGCCGGATTACATTATTCCTGAAGTCGAAACTCCTTCTGCGCCAAAACGTGGCAGGAAGCAGTCTAAACGCCCAGACGAAGACGCGCGCTCCTACATCTCGTATGTGTCCAAGGCGTCCGACATGACAGAGGAGCCGGGCTACGCGTACGTGGTGAAGCCGGGTGTGATTTCATACGAGCAGACGCAGGCGACGCCTCCGCCGAGGCGCGCCAGGCAGTTCCCGACCGCGCAGCGCAGAAAGAAGTCGCGTCCGCTGAGCGGCAATGGCGCCAGCCACTTCTTCACCATGCCGCACCGCAAGCCGATGCCGGTGCGTCCCTCGCGCAACTACGCCACCCTCGGGCCGTCGCGGCCTCCGCGGAGGCAGCGCAGAGCCTCGCTGGAGGACGTGCGCAGCGAGAGCCTTCAGTCGGGCGCCGTGATTCAGAAGATGAAGGAGAGGCCGCTGCCGCCACCACCGCGTCCTCCGAGGAAGGAACGCGGCCAGGACGGAGATCTCGACGCCATGGAAGCCGAGTTCGCGGCCATGTCCGAGAACGCGCCACTGGCCGATGACGAGGACTTGGACATCATCAGGAGCCCTGAGCCGCAAACCGCCAAGAAAGACGTCAGCCCCACGCAGAGCGAGGAGCACGTGATATCTGCCCACTTGACTCTAGAAAATTCAGAGATAGTGGTGATCCAAGAAGATGTTAAATCTGAAAAAGATGACCAAAAGGTGCCTGTTGAAGCTCCAAGAGAAGTTGCTCCAGAAACTCAGGACGAAGTTCCTTCAGTTCCTGCCGAGGCTGATACGGAAATTCCTTCATCAACTCAGATAGAGCAGGAAGATCAGGAAAGATTCATCGAACCTGAAGAAGGGATAGAACTACCAGATGAAATTGAGAGACTCCAGGAATCTTTTCCCGATGTTGCCTTGCCAATTGAAGAACCAACCCCTGAGCTTAAAGTCCAGGAAGCTTTCCAAGAATCCCCAGCTCAAATTCCACAGGAACACCCAGCTGAAATTGTAGTGGAACCTCCTGTCCAGGTGGTGGTAGTTGAGGCCTCTGAAAAATATCCAGAGGTGTCTGTTGAGGCTGTTCCTCAGCTTCCAATTGAGGCCGTCGAAGTGCCATCAAGAGCAGCAGAGCCTAGCATTGTGTCATATGAGCAGGAGCCACAAGTGGAATCCGTTGTTTCTCTTGTGGAGCCTGTTATTCCACAAGTAGAAGAAGTGATTCCGCAGGTCGAGTCGGTTATAGAAGAGCCTGTTTTGGTCGAAGATGTAGTTCCAAGCAACCAAGAAATTTCAACGCAATTTGACGAACCCTGCGTTGAGGAAGTGACAGTCTCGACTCAAACCGACCCCCTACCTGAGGATGTACTCATTGGTGAAATAGTACCTGCAGAAACAGAAGACGTCGCTTGTGGACCTTCAGAGGTCCAAGAGGTCCAACAtcatcaacaacaacaacagccaATAGTTGAAGCACCTGTCTTGGCGGCACCAGTTTCCTCATCCTCTTCACAAAACGAACTGGCTCCGGCGGTGGCGGCCCTTCTGGAGGCCCTGCGCGCCGGACAGCTGCGCCTGGACCTTCTGGACGTGGGCAGGCTGAGCGTCAGTGAGCTGCAGGCGGGACGGATGCTCGTCTCGGACATTGAGGGCATGAACCTCAACGTAGCTGACCTGCACAGCAACAGCGGCGCCCTGGTGCTCAGCTCGGTGCAGGCGCCGATGGACGCGCTGGCCGAGGCCCTGCTGGCCGCCGCGCAAAGGATGATAcctccaccaccaccacccccACAAATCATCCACGTGCCGTCGCCACCACCACCCCACTCGGACATGCAGTGTCAAACGCAAACACCTAAATCGACCCCGCCTCGGCAGCCCTCTCAGGCAATCGAGGATGTGGTGGAGGCCGCAGAAGCACAGCAGTTGGAGGTGCAAGAAGTGAGCATTTCGAGGTACTCACCGTTGCCCGTATTCACCACGGAGCAGGTGTTGGCGCTGCAGGCAGCCGCCCTGAGCAGCGTGACCCGCGAAAGGTCAAGAGATCGCTCGATgcctccaccgccgccaaCGACCGATTTCGGCGCCCCTCCCCCTCccttccagcagcagcagcagcaggacgTTGACCCTGGCATTTTGGAATTGGGCAACAGGTTGGCCAGGGCGTGTTGTTGCGCCACCCTCTCTGCCCTGCGGAGGGTGGTCACGTACACTGAGCAGCAGGCGAACAGTTTGGCCGACGAAACGCGCGAGCGGAGTGGCCTGCAGATGGCGCTGTGCGTGGTGCTGGTGCTCGTGGCCGGCATCATTCTGGTCGCCAGCATGGGCGGCAACGGCGACGCGGTGCACCACCACCACTGGGACTTTTACATGCCAAAGTGA